Part of the Candidatus Atribacteria bacterium ADurb.Bin276 genome is shown below.
GAAATCAAACTAACATTTAAATTTGACAACCCAGTTACCTGGAAAGAAGTTTCACCAGATCCTTATCGTATCGCTTTGGATATTGAGGGGGTAGCAAATGCTTTATCTTTTTCTGAACGACCAATGAACATCGGTCCATTGCGAAATATTATGATTCGAAGTTCTGAACCAGGTATTCGAATTTGGTGTGAACTGTCCCAACCTGCTCAGTTTGAAGTTTTTGACGAGTCAAACGGGAGACTGCTAACCATTCTTTTAAAGGGACCTTTTTCAAATTCTCAACCAAAAGAAAATATGTTTTCTTTTGATTTCCGTGATGCCAGCGTTCGTGATGTTTTGATGGCCTTAGCAAAATCAGCTGGAGTCAACATAGTCGTTGACGATTCGGTTGAAGGAACTATATCCCTGGCTTTTGAAGGGCTTTCTTTTGACCAGGCTTTAGGATATATCCTCAAGGTGAGGGGCTTGGAACAGGTAAAATTAGGAAACAATATAATAATTGGCAAGAAAGAGACTCTTGAGGAGAATTTTGATTTATTAACATCACGAAGGTTTACCTTAAAATATACCGATCCTGACACTGCTGCTTCCGTTCTATCAATGTATATTAGTGAGCCCAACCGAATCTCCAAAGATCCAGTCACCCGCAGTCTTTTAGTAAGAGGAAGAGAAGAAGAGCTTACAAAAGCCGAAGAAGTTTTGAAGACTATAGATGTGGCTTTGGAGACTAAAATTTTTCCACTCAACAACAATTTATATGAAGGAAAAGATCAGCTGGATCGGATTGTCCAGTTGATTAAAATTATCGTTCCTGATGAGAACAGAATCAGTTTAAATTATACTTTAAATGAAAATATAGCTATGAGTGAAGAAAAGATTAGGGTACCAGTTGGGAACCCATATATTGTTGTTCAAGGAACTCAAGAGGAGTTGGAAGCGGTTGGTGAGCT
Proteins encoded:
- the gspD gene encoding putative type II secretion system protein D precursor, with the translated sequence MICIILIILSCFSCSFALELKDFFYRADNFEIKLTFKFDNPVTWKEVSPDPYRIALDIEGVANALSFSERPMNIGPLRNIMIRSSEPGIRIWCELSQPAQFEVFDESNGRLLTILLKGPFSNSQPKENMFSFDFRDASVRDVLMALAKSAGVNIVVDDSVEGTISLAFEGLSFDQALGYILKVRGLEQVKLGNNIIIGKKETLEENFDLLTSRRFTLKYTDPDTAASVLSMYISEPNRISKDPVTRSLLVRGREEELTKAEEVLKTIDVALETKIFPLNNNLYEGKDQLDRIVQLIKIIVPDENRISLNYTLNENIAMSEEKIRVPVGNPYIVVQGTQEELEAVGELISNIDRKLPQIMIEAKIVEINRNKTKDLGVSWFVGDQEGQISFGEMSLGGTMERQDLVSIRIQALEKKNLGRLVGNPRILTLSGKTAVISVGEKVPYRNIVMDSEGNKSFPIQWLDVGVKMGVTPEVTQDGFIILHVFPKVSTFVEREYVLEGLTFKDPQPSEKSADTTARLRAGETLVIGGLIKSSDIETVTKIPLLGDIPIIGELFTLRNKTHEETELIIFLTPSLVAY